CCGCGCGCGGGAGGAGGGGTCGCGGTGTCGGCGCAGCGGACGGAACGCCTGCTCAACCTCGTCATCGCGCTGCGCGCCACCCGTCGTGGGATGCGGCGGGAGGACCTGCGCCGCGCGGTGCCGCAGTACGCCGCGTCCCCGAACGAGGCCGCCTTCGAGCGGATGTTCGAGCGCGACAAGGAGGACCTCCGCGAGATCGGGGTCCCGATCGTCACCCTGGCCAGCGACGTGCTCGTCGACGCCGAGGACGCCTACCGCATCGACGCGGGGGCCTACGAGCTCCCCCCGGTGACCTTCACCCCGGCCGAGGTCGCCGTGCTCGGGCTCGCCGCGCACGTCTGGCAGCAGGCCGCGCTGGCCGTGCCCGCCGCCCGCGCCCTCACCAAGCTCAAGGCCGTCGGTGCCGCCGACGACCCGCTGCTGGCCGCGGGCGCCGGGCGCGACCTGGCCGGGCTCGTCGACCCGGTGGTCCGCACCGTGGAGCCCGCCTTCCAGCCGCTGCACGACGCGCTGCGCCTGGGCCGGGTGGTGCGCTTCTCCTACCGCCGCCCCGGCGCCGAGCCCGTCCGCCGCACCGTGGAGCCGTGGCGCCTCGTGCTGCGCTCGGG
This genomic interval from Aquipuribacter hungaricus contains the following:
- a CDS encoding helix-turn-helix transcriptional regulator gives rise to the protein MSAQRTERLLNLVIALRATRRGMRREDLRRAVPQYAASPNEAAFERMFERDKEDLREIGVPIVTLASDVLVDAEDAYRIDAGAYELPPVTFTPAEVAVLGLAAHVWQQAALAVPAARALTKLKAVGAADDPLLAAGAGRDLAGLVDPVVRTVEPAFQPLHDALRLGRVVRFSYRRPGAEPVRRTVEPWRLVLRSGTWYLVGLDLDRDAARVFRLSRIEGAVSTVRGRRAGPVPEESVVLDALHVLSAAEAPARDGAEVRRPARLRLRP